In Nostoc sp. UHCC 0926, a single genomic region encodes these proteins:
- a CDS encoding salt stress protein, Slr1339 family, with product MDSIDKLLAQLQTEYKEVQPEQQQSKSATAKSFIPPAPKSASFIDNLLAEVQADFAQQDAAIELKRQQELEQERVRQEQLKAKQLEALKVQAKEWLAKVDPLSSEGLWFERFAESYSSKLEAAIEYLRNNE from the coding sequence ATGGATTCCATTGATAAGCTGTTAGCTCAACTCCAAACTGAATACAAAGAAGTACAACCTGAACAGCAGCAGTCAAAATCAGCCACAGCCAAATCCTTTATTCCACCAGCGCCAAAGTCGGCATCTTTCATCGATAACCTTTTGGCAGAAGTTCAGGCTGATTTTGCTCAACAGGATGCTGCTATTGAGTTAAAAAGACAGCAAGAATTAGAACAGGAAAGGGTTCGACAAGAACAACTCAAAGCCAAACAACTAGAGGCTTTGAAAGTGCAAGCAAAAGAATGGTTAGCCAAAGTAGATCCACTTTCGTCCGAAGGACTTTGGTTTGAAAGGTTTGCTGAAAGTTATTCCTCAAAATTAGAGGCAGCGATTGAATATTTACGTAACAATGAATAA
- a CDS encoding ferritin-like domain-containing protein: MNFLTHILHLAGSGVFAYYSAAQIRDLKTRPNILAGFQLAESGSVPFLTALSDRAAAEGDTWLAEKLAKHASDETRHGKIFAHALQQLDKQVIDFKRQPQTPSTNKSQQRSPFFAAFFEGYPQEQLKPAVIDWDVFMASTYILELDASKDFARMAKVLPDNEPTARNLKLGMLNIAQDETGHAAYLYEAMMRRMSATEVQKLVDMWRTRKVNALLAMVGGILQRNGETRSLVQDSAPSEIDSELVAT, encoded by the coding sequence ATGAACTTCTTGACTCACATTCTGCATCTAGCTGGTTCAGGTGTCTTTGCCTATTACTCTGCTGCTCAAATTCGTGATTTGAAAACCCGCCCCAACATCCTTGCGGGGTTTCAGTTGGCGGAATCTGGCTCTGTGCCGTTTTTAACTGCACTTAGCGATCGCGCAGCAGCTGAAGGCGATACATGGTTAGCGGAAAAACTAGCAAAACATGCATCAGATGAAACTAGGCATGGTAAAATTTTTGCCCACGCCTTACAACAGTTGGATAAACAAGTTATAGATTTCAAGCGTCAACCCCAAACTCCATCGACAAACAAATCACAACAGCGTAGTCCCTTTTTCGCAGCATTCTTTGAGGGCTACCCTCAAGAACAGCTCAAACCTGCTGTGATTGATTGGGATGTGTTTATGGCTAGCACATACATTCTGGAGTTAGATGCTAGTAAAGACTTTGCGCGAATGGCGAAAGTATTACCTGATAACGAGCCAACCGCTCGTAACTTAAAGTTAGGAATGCTAAATATTGCCCAAGATGAAACTGGACATGCTGCTTATCTCTACGAAGCGATGATGCGACGGATGTCTGCAACTGAAGTGCAAAAACTCGTAGATATGTGGCGAACCCGCAAGGTAAACGCCTTGTTGGCAATGGTTGGCGGTATCCTCCAGCGCAATGGTGAAACGCGATCGCTAGTCCAGGATAGTGCGCCATCGGAAATCGATTCTGAGTTGGTAGCTACGTAA
- a CDS encoding winged helix-turn-helix transcriptional regulator: MKAEAENHRRLTCEVETTLKVIGGRWKVLIIRELMTGVKRFGELQRALPGVTQKMLTQQLREMEEDGIVHREVYAQIPPKVEYSLTPLGETLQPILYAMHEWAIQHSAQTNHHQY, translated from the coding sequence ATGAAAGCTGAAGCAGAAAACCATCGCAGGCTGACTTGTGAAGTAGAAACTACCCTAAAGGTGATTGGCGGACGCTGGAAAGTTTTGATTATTAGAGAATTAATGACTGGCGTCAAACGATTTGGTGAGTTGCAACGAGCTTTACCTGGAGTTACGCAAAAGATGCTAACCCAACAACTCAGAGAAATGGAGGAAGACGGCATTGTTCATCGAGAAGTGTATGCTCAAATTCCGCCTAAGGTGGAATATTCACTGACGCCTTTAGGAGAAACTTTGCAACCAATTCTCTATGCTATGCATGAATGGGCTATTCAACATTCAGCTCAAACAAATCACCATCAATATTGA
- a CDS encoding histidine phosphatase family protein — MIKTNNSTSASVAQKKDDYPGRAYFIRHGESTSNERNIFAGVLDVDLTAFGRLQARRAGVDIKKKGVKFDAVYVSHMRRARQTCEIALAESQALKSPDIPVEIDHRISEKSFGIFAGRNLNLLRLALGYEGFEEMLHSHNEAPPAGEKIAQVYGRAASFYEERIVPHLERGETVLVVCHQYVLEPLALYLSDLPPTAYEHLKLPNGKALSGEELVKFRDKESGGAASVRKQINDLSIMWAILLYAAAFLLGCLVRAISASSVGIPSELFRAIIVACLAASTFYTYLDIDFAASKRKVTPTVKYIVYAWMLVRWVVGLLLIFSGILYQNPGDLYKVMWVLFWMVPPALTSPVLSVLWGGNLYPSAILSRTLSIIAPAALIVTFGLAKQLPINSSSLIFFGVILIVGLAIPGALAQVWRDKSPVESNHHSKNWKFIGVLAVALMALATGFQFTPSTFFSDLFFSTDANRSLACLQQLAVATLVFILIRVFAVLTSVFTKDKLIKAEARDAYILLVNPNFFLWAALFLGVSATANPEAVRYAIFWAALGFFCIPLVEQILFMNSFGNELLRETLRSSRMATEDVRKLFQQLDTDGSNALDKHEIMELLGRIEDMTTGERSSEDVRRYVTDYLFATLDSDKNGTVDLQELEEYVSTYGLVANLNVVSAAASPVER, encoded by the coding sequence GTGATAAAAACTAATAACTCTACCAGCGCGTCTGTTGCACAAAAGAAGGATGATTATCCAGGACGTGCCTATTTTATTCGGCATGGTGAAAGTACCAGCAACGAACGTAACATTTTTGCAGGAGTCCTGGATGTTGACCTCACCGCATTTGGTAGGTTGCAGGCACGTCGTGCAGGTGTTGACATTAAGAAAAAAGGTGTGAAGTTTGATGCAGTATACGTATCTCACATGAGACGGGCGCGGCAAACTTGTGAAATCGCCCTTGCTGAAAGTCAGGCGCTGAAGTCGCCCGATATTCCTGTTGAAATCGACCATCGGATTAGCGAGAAATCCTTTGGCATTTTTGCCGGTCGTAACCTAAATCTACTTCGTCTTGCCCTTGGCTACGAAGGCTTTGAGGAAATGTTGCATTCCCATAACGAAGCACCTCCGGCTGGTGAAAAGATTGCCCAAGTTTACGGACGCGCTGCTTCTTTCTATGAGGAGCGAATTGTACCGCACTTGGAACGGGGTGAAACTGTTTTAGTAGTGTGCCACCAATATGTATTGGAGCCTTTAGCACTTTATTTAAGTGATTTACCACCGACTGCTTATGAACACCTGAAACTCCCTAATGGTAAAGCTCTCAGTGGTGAGGAGCTAGTCAAGTTTCGCGATAAGGAATCCGGCGGTGCAGCTTCAGTGCGTAAACAGATCAACGATCTGTCAATTATGTGGGCAATTTTGCTCTATGCCGCTGCTTTCTTACTGGGATGCTTGGTAAGGGCAATTAGCGCCTCCTCAGTCGGAATTCCCTCAGAACTATTTCGAGCGATCATCGTTGCCTGTCTGGCGGCTTCAACGTTTTATACTTACCTGGACATTGACTTTGCAGCGAGTAAACGCAAAGTAACTCCAACAGTGAAGTATATAGTCTACGCCTGGATGTTGGTGAGATGGGTAGTTGGGCTACTTTTAATATTTTCTGGAATCTTGTATCAAAATCCGGGAGATTTGTACAAAGTTATGTGGGTGCTTTTTTGGATGGTTCCACCGGCCCTTACTTCCCCAGTTTTATCAGTACTCTGGGGCGGTAATCTTTATCCCTCGGCTATCTTATCAAGGACGTTATCAATCATCGCTCCAGCTGCATTGATTGTGACATTTGGCTTGGCAAAACAATTACCAATTAACAGTTCAAGCCTGATATTTTTCGGTGTGATTCTAATTGTTGGTTTGGCAATACCGGGAGCTTTAGCCCAAGTGTGGCGTGACAAATCTCCTGTTGAATCAAATCACCATAGTAAGAACTGGAAATTTATTGGAGTGCTTGCTGTCGCATTAATGGCTTTGGCAACTGGGTTTCAGTTTACTCCATCAACATTTTTCAGTGATTTATTTTTCTCAACGGATGCGAACCGCTCTTTAGCTTGTCTGCAACAATTGGCAGTAGCAACATTAGTCTTTATCTTAATCCGCGTCTTTGCCGTCTTAACTTCAGTGTTTACAAAAGACAAGCTGATCAAAGCAGAAGCTAGGGATGCTTATATCCTGCTTGTTAATCCCAACTTTTTCCTTTGGGCTGCTCTTTTCCTCGGAGTTAGTGCAACTGCAAATCCGGAAGCTGTAAGATATGCAATTTTTTGGGCAGCGCTGGGATTCTTCTGCATACCACTCGTCGAGCAGATATTGTTTATGAATTCATTTGGTAATGAATTATTGCGAGAAACACTGCGTTCTTCGAGAATGGCAACAGAAGATGTGAGAAAACTTTTCCAGCAATTGGATACAGATGGCAGCAATGCACTCGATAAACACGAGATTATGGAGCTTTTAGGTCGAATAGAAGATATGACAACAGGCGAACGTAGCTCTGAAGATGTCAGGAGGTACGTAACTGATTATCTTTTCGCCACTCTTGACTCCGATAAAAATGGCACGGTTGATTTGCAAGAGTTAGAAGAGTATGTATCAACCTATGGCTTGGTTGCTAACCTTAACGTTGTCTCTGCTGCTGCATCCCCGGTAGAAAGATAA
- a CDS encoding vWA domain-containing protein, giving the protein MLENRDYTLIIDKSGSMATQDQKGGRSRWVAAQESTLALASKCEQFDPDGITIYVFSGKFKRYENVTSNIVAQIFRENDPSGTTDLAGVLKHATDDYLQRKAAGQTKPNGETILVVTDGEPDDRKAVMKVIIEASRRIDRDEELAISFIQVGTDPQATRFLKVLDDELQSAGAKFDICDTITMEDMEDLSLSEVLLNAIND; this is encoded by the coding sequence ATGCTAGAAAATCGTGACTATACCTTAATTATTGACAAAAGCGGCAGTATGGCAACCCAAGATCAAAAGGGTGGTAGAAGCCGATGGGTTGCAGCACAGGAATCTACTTTAGCTTTAGCTAGTAAGTGTGAGCAATTTGACCCAGATGGCATCACAATCTATGTATTTTCTGGTAAATTTAAGCGATACGAAAATGTGACATCCAACATAGTAGCGCAAATTTTTAGAGAAAATGATCCCTCTGGTACAACTGACTTAGCAGGTGTGTTAAAACATGCAACTGATGATTACTTACAACGCAAAGCCGCCGGTCAAACAAAGCCAAATGGTGAAACAATTTTAGTGGTTACTGATGGTGAACCGGACGATCGCAAAGCAGTCATGAAAGTGATTATTGAAGCTTCTCGCCGCATCGATCGAGATGAAGAATTAGCAATTTCCTTCATTCAAGTCGGCACAGATCCCCAAGCTACCCGCTTTCTCAAAGTCTTAGACGATGAACTCCAAAGTGCTGGAGCTAAGTTTGATATCTGTGACACAATTACTATGGAAGATATGGAAGATTTGAGTCTATCGGAAGTGCTGCTCAATGCCATTAATGACTAG
- a CDS encoding pentapeptide repeat-containing protein — translation MSLNVEVLEQSFEKVKPRADEFAASFYDNLFQAHPEMKPLFTKTDMKNQKKKLLSSLVLVVENLRNPEALEPVLKALGARHVGYGAIPKYYGLVVEALLVTLEQYLQQYWTPEVKKAWLDALRAITALMLKGAGEESSPKPVQAEKTTETLVKSATLKTKIQKEYQLFQSTAEPEKKSLISIQLDGEVLKEIINDFIVNYQQFQTKISEQPLSEVLKQIPKKLIDTFWIAPTWLVCIVSVVIFTVVVVTVDDNSPLAKALGAADSISLVVALVLFIKEAPDRRKQFHYQAWSTIDAAHDVKVSYARILALQDLNKDGVSLRGLDAPGAELVDINLSHANLSKANLMESDFTNANLSYANLDNANLSQIKLSGANLSYAKLGFSRLNQANLSSANLSGANLICADLSHTNLSGADLRDTSLSGANLEGAYLTGANLKNAKVSDSELSNAFLEGAIMPNGSRYKSSLSDR, via the coding sequence ATGTCTTTAAATGTTGAAGTTTTAGAGCAAAGCTTTGAAAAAGTTAAACCACGCGCTGATGAATTTGCAGCCAGTTTCTACGATAATCTTTTTCAAGCTCACCCAGAAATGAAACCACTGTTTACTAAAACAGATATGAAAAACCAAAAGAAAAAACTATTAAGCTCTCTGGTTTTGGTAGTAGAAAATCTCCGTAACCCAGAAGCTTTAGAACCAGTTCTCAAGGCTCTAGGAGCTAGACACGTCGGCTATGGAGCTATTCCCAAATATTATGGACTAGTTGTAGAAGCACTACTGGTAACGTTGGAGCAATATCTCCAACAATATTGGACTCCTGAAGTCAAAAAAGCTTGGCTAGATGCTCTTAGAGCTATTACTGCGTTGATGTTAAAAGGCGCGGGAGAAGAATCTTCACCAAAACCTGTTCAAGCTGAAAAAACAACTGAAACTTTAGTAAAATCTGCAACATTAAAAACCAAAATACAAAAAGAATATCAGCTATTTCAATCCACAGCAGAACCAGAGAAAAAATCTCTGATATCAATTCAGTTAGATGGTGAAGTTTTAAAAGAAATTATCAATGATTTTATCGTTAATTATCAGCAATTTCAGACAAAAATATCAGAACAGCCATTAAGTGAAGTCCTCAAACAAATTCCCAAGAAACTTATTGATACTTTCTGGATAGCACCAACATGGTTAGTCTGTATAGTTTCAGTAGTCATTTTTACTGTAGTTGTTGTAACTGTCGATGATAATTCGCCGCTGGCAAAGGCTTTGGGTGCTGCTGATTCTATCAGTTTGGTGGTGGCGCTAGTTCTATTCATTAAGGAAGCTCCAGATCGCAGAAAACAATTTCATTATCAAGCCTGGAGTACGATTGATGCAGCACACGATGTGAAAGTTAGTTATGCCAGAATTTTGGCACTGCAAGATTTGAATAAGGATGGTGTTTCTTTAAGAGGTTTGGATGCTCCTGGTGCGGAGTTAGTAGATATTAATCTCTCCCATGCCAATCTCAGTAAAGCTAATTTAATGGAAAGCGATTTTACTAATGCCAATCTCAGCTATGCCAATTTAGATAATGCTAATCTCAGTCAGATTAAACTTAGTGGTGCAAATTTAAGTTATGCAAAACTGGGTTTTTCTCGATTGAATCAGGCTAATCTTAGTAGTGCAAATTTGAGTGGCGCTAATTTGATTTGTGCAGATTTGAGTCATACCAATCTGAGTGGTGCAGATTTGAGAGATACTAGTTTGAGTGGTGCTAATTTGGAAGGAGCTTATCTAACTGGTGCTAATCTCAAGAATGCTAAAGTCAGCGACTCTGAACTGAGTAATGCTTTCCTGGAAGGTGCGATTATGCCTAATGGCTCACGATATAAATCTTCACTTAGCGATCGCTGA